TATACAGAGGGGCGGGGCCGGGGGCAAGCGGGTTCCTGCGGGGGCAGGTTGCGGGGGTATGGGTTAACCGAGATCATGGCGCGGTACATCGACGAGATCCTGCAGCCCGGCGAGAAGGTGCTGTATTCGACCAATGCGCACTGGATCTTCTACTTTCCGGCCATCGTGGCCTGGATCGTCGCCCTGGCCTTGTTCGTGTTGTCCCGGCAGACCGTCGTCGAAGGCCTCGTGATTCTGAGTCTCGGCGCCGCGGGCCTCGTGGCGCTGGCCGCCTTGTACTGGACGGTGAAGGGCTGGTTCCATCGCTTCACCACCGAGACCGACGTCACCAATCTGCGGGTCGTGCACAAGACGGGGTTCATCAAGCGCCGCACCTTCGAGATGGCCTTGGATAAGGTCGAGAGTGTCGATGTCAACCAGACGATTCTTGGGCGTATTCTCAATTATGGCGACGTGACGATTCGCGGCGTCGGCGAAGGGATCGAGACGATCAGGACCATCGCCTCGCCGCTCGCCTTCCGTAGTTCGATCACCACGCGGTAGGACCGCGCGTAATCATGAGCATGCAGCAAAATACTTCCGCAACCGCAGGCAGCCCAACGGGCTCGACGGTCGATGCCGCCGAGATCGCGAAATTCTCGAAACTCTCGGCGGAGTGGTGGGACCCCAAGGGCAAGATGGCGCCGCTGCACCGGATCAATCCGCTACGGCTCGGCTACATCCGTGACGCCGCCTGCCGCAAGTTCGAGCGCAAC
The DNA window shown above is from Bradyrhizobium sp. CB1650 and carries:
- a CDS encoding PH domain-containing protein, with amino-acid sequence MARYIDEILQPGEKVLYSTNAHWIFYFPAIVAWIVALALFVLSRQTVVEGLVILSLGAAGLVALAALYWTVKGWFHRFTTETDVTNLRVVHKTGFIKRRTFEMALDKVESVDVNQTILGRILNYGDVTIRGVGEGIETIRTIASPLAFRSSITTR